ACTTTGCTCCCAAACTCGGCAAAGAATTACATTTGAAGGTTCAGTCACAGCCTCTTGTCGGCTGCAGCATTTGAGCAGTTTAATTATTTGCCCCCAAACACTTCTGCATGTGCTGATGGAGAGGTGAgagatgtgtgtctgtgtccaggCTTAAGTTTAAGCATCCAACACGCAGCATTTACACAGGTCAACCATTCATAGATAGTAGCTCAAGTCTTAATTCACTTTCTCCCATCATGCCTTCCCCTTGCTGATGGCTGTCAGGTGTGcgatgtaacatttttattgtcGACCTCTTTTTCTATTACACGTGAAGGAGAGAGTTTCTCTTCACCTTTGATGGGTTAAACACAGCCACAGGGAGTTGGTGTTGTCGCGTCCCTTTGCTCAAATGCCAGTACACGTGCCACAAGCACACGTTTTCTGGCAGTTGGCTGTATGGTCCTTGCGACTTGCTGTTTACCCAGAACACCACACCCATCAGGAAACTGTTTGTACACTCCAACCATAGAAGGTTAACCGTGATATAGGCAGGTACTCCGTAGCCTAAGACCATACAGGCCACAGAAACGGTGAGATAGGGTATCCAAAATACACCAAAGCCCAGTGTTAGGCTGAACCACAGAGGCGGGTACGGTTGGACGGTCTCCTGATAGTTCTCCTTGCTGCTTTTTGTCTCGGTGTTGTTGGTTGAGATGAACAAGAAGTCGCTGCTCTGGTTTCCTTGTTCTTCCCTCTCTTCAGATAACCTCTCAGCCTCTTTCAGCCACTGGGGAATCATTGACCAATAGGGCAGCATTGTGCATATTACACATGtgaaaagccccaaaataaaATACGCAATCAGTGCAGACTCCTCTACTTGACACACTAGAGCCTTTATCCCTGTCACATAATCCAGTTCCATCAGATCAGAGTTGGCAGAAACAAAAGAGTAAATGTAAGCTAGTATCCACACCAGCACTGTCAGGGAAGCGTTCCTCAGGTATTTGCCAAAGGTGCTCTGGTTGCAGAGGTTGCTGTCTACTAAACAATAGTCCAGAAAACCCAGGCACATCATGGGCAGCGGCAGTGCTCCATATGTTGTTGAGGCCTTTGCCAAGATGAAGCAGAGTGACACAAGATACCTGTCGGGACCAAGAAACCACATGCTTGCCACAAATAACACCATCACCAAGTCAGCCAGGACGATGGACAGGCTGCATATGCTTAAAAAGGAGGTGTACCGCTTCGGGCAGCATAAGTGAAGGACAGCTGCGTCCAGTCCCAACTTGAAAAACATAAGTAACAGATATTTGTCAGTGTTGCCAGTGTGACAGCCAGATGCCTCATCCCATTGCTCTATGATACCCAGCATTTTGACTGTATGGCTAGTTTGGGCTGCCGACTCAGGCAGCATTAGTTATACTGCAACAATGTTCGGTTCAAGATGGTCCAGGAAATGCTGTGAAAGAAAGACAAGATAATATTGATAAGGAAATTTGGCTATAGAAATAATAGACTGCAATAAATGATTAGAAAAAGCGTGTAGATGCATGAGTCTGCAAGCTTTTCACACACCAAGAGGCAAGAGATGGTTGAGCAGGTACCGGTAGATTGAAAGCCACACAGACTCTGACACATCTCATCTTATAATCAATTTTGTAAGTAGATGGCAGCCTTTCTAACAATAATACTAAGTATACAgactttagtttagtttagtttagttt
The DNA window shown above is from Plectropomus leopardus isolate mb chromosome 8, YSFRI_Pleo_2.0, whole genome shotgun sequence and carries:
- the si:dkeyp-100a1.6 gene encoding probable G-protein coupled receptor 160; the protein is MLPESAAQTSHTVKMLGIIEQWDEASGCHTGNTDKYLLLMFFKLGLDAAVLHLCCPKRYTSFLSICSLSIVLADLVMVLFVASMWFLGPDRYLVSLCFILAKASTTYGALPLPMMCLGFLDYCLVDSNLCNQSTFGKYLRNASLTVLVWILAYIYSFVSANSDLMELDYVTGIKALVCQVEESALIAYFILGLFTCVICTMLPYWSMIPQWLKEAERLSEEREEQGNQSSDFLFISTNNTETKSSKENYQETVQPYPPLWFSLTLGFGVFWIPYLTVSVACMVLGYGVPAYITVNLLWLECTNSFLMGVVFWVNSKSQGPYSQLPENVCLWHVYWHLSKGTRQHQLPVAVFNPSKVKRNSLLHV